One window of Triticum dicoccoides isolate Atlit2015 ecotype Zavitan chromosome 5A, WEW_v2.0, whole genome shotgun sequence genomic DNA carries:
- the LOC119300840 gene encoding uncharacterized protein LOC119300840 isoform X1 — protein MEFSVEEEPRSGAPLALGLGEDAMEAVRRAFPGQDFAIDVVNRAFGRRNPAERSQQDSSACGISGACTSEKPMDLEQVENAGKSCAQQDPSASEMQLRSQEVEQAGQRCDAPPAPADVGTEAGGPPAPADVGAEAGGGWNRRVRRGRIPDEREPDAQRVSALEKALTGFAERQTDVVVNPTVGTCFDSITEAYDFYNLYSWEMGFGIRYGKSRRNTKGGKCMQEITCVNAGKPNMGGKSRRCECTALIRLLRTDDNGWYVTQHRKVHNHAFSTTYGNKVHWPSHKHLDKYTRDLVRQLRHNNVNLGVYDTIASFFGRMENVPFNKRSIRTLCGEVIREQAVDDARKTMETAAASGERPENHTGEETTFNCMGLASTTVGSPNMPVEPLRYPEQDDTHSNAEAGRLADLLLAFGDCHLVLKSCTYDDLINSNGTMSGLEEAVKAVTPHLQQGIFGDLWSRAHNSGGVVSAQVLTIKDLFRFTRWLTTTTGQHNLRCVQQRAKLVNSGKAVLEPEQIALLHLYQAENDEYSVKMNKLQGERDAKIAHYMAKIDEARKSFEVSIQAAKQHYPVSASYVALDSNELRAQCWTMYLAQCRKEAKDLNAKASNIVEKYGPEVIQRHLFEFCSQETNRQALLKYAQTKVNNLKEAGDARGEDTLHDYMTLLDIEKAYALLAAEEQIANCPDTCGGSEDADRGNINNIIARGEAADGARGDGQDGGEGASEGPPRQKRQRNDQDYVWW, from the exons ATGGAGTTCTCCGTCGAGGAGGAACCGAG GTCGGGCGCGCCCCTGGCACTCGGGCTCGGGGAGGACGCCATGGAGGCGGTAAGGAGAGCTTTCCCGGGTCAGGATTTTGCTATTGATGTGGTGAACCGAGCTTTCGGTCGGCGGAATCCGGCGGAGCGCAGCCAACAAGATTCCTCTGCCTGTGGTATCAGTGGAGCATGTACATCGGAAAAGCCTATGGATTTGGAGCAGGTGGAGAACGCTGGGAAGAGCTGTGCGCAACAGGATCCCTCTGCCTCAGAAATGCAGTTGAGATCTCAGGAAGTGGAGCAAGCCGGTCAGCGCTGCGATGCCCCTCCCGCACCTGCAGACGTAGGCACTGAAGCCGGCGGGCCTCCCGCACCTGCAGACGTAGGCGCTGAAGCCGGCGGGGGCTGGAACCGCAG GGTTAGGCGAGGCCGTATCCCAGATGAACGGGAACCGGATGCCCAGCGAGTAAGTGCGCTAGAGAAGGCATTGACTGGCTTTGCAGAGAGGCAGACTGATGTTGTTGTTAATCCAACAGTGGGGACCTGCTTCGATTCGATTACAGAGGCATATGATTTTTATAACCTCTATTCCTGGGAAATGGGGTTCGGTATAAGGTACGGCAAGAGCAGGCGGAATACAAAGGGAGGTAAATGCATGCAGGAAATTACTTGCGTTAATGCG GGTAAACCAAATATGGGCGGGAAATCGCGCAGGTGCGAGTGCACAGCACTAATTAGGCTACTCAGAACTGATGACAATGGATGGTATGTCACCCAGCATAGGAAAGTGCATAACCATGCTTTTTCCACTACATATGGAAACAAGGTTCATTGGCCATCTCATAAGCATCTAGATAAGTACACCAGGGATTTGGTTCGTCAGTTAAGGCACAATAATGTTAATTTAGGCGTGTACGATACGATTGCTTCTTTTTTTGGGCGAATGGAGAATGTCCCTTTCAATAAGCGTTCGATCAGGACACTGTGTGGGGAAGTTATCCGTGAGCAAGCTGTTGACGATGCTAGGAAGACCATGGAGACAGCAGCTGCATCTGGAGAAAGACCAGAAAACCATACGGGGGAGGAGACGACATTCAACTGTATGGGCTTAGCCTCAACCACGGTTGGTTCCCCGAATATGCCGGTTGAGCCCCTGAGGTACCCTGAGCAGGACGATACACACAGCAATGCTGAGGCAGGCAGGCTGGCTGATCTGTTGTTAGCTTTTGGGGATTGTCACCTGGTGCTTAAAAGCTGCACCTATGATGATCTCATCAACTCCAACGGTACCATGTCGGGTCTGGAAGAGGCAGTGAAGGCTGTTACACCCCATCTTCAGCAGGGCATTTTTGGTGACCTGTGGTCCAGGGCCCACAATTCTGGAGGCGTCGTGTCAGCTCAGGTGCTGACCATCAAGGACCTGTTCAGATTCACGCGTTGGCTGACAACCACCACGGGCCAGCATAATCTGCGGTGCGTCCAGCAGCGTGCCAAGCTGGTCAATTCTGGGAAGGCTGTCTTAGAGCCCGAGCAGATAGCCCTCCTCCACCTTTATCAGGCTGAGAATGATGAATATTCAGTTAAGATGAACAAACTCCAGGGAGAAAGGGATGCGAAAATTGCCCACTATATGGCGAAAATTGATGAGGCCCGCAAGTCCTTCGAGGTCAGCATTCAAGCTGCAAAGCAGCACTACCCTGTGTCCGCCTCCTATGTCGCTCTGGAtagcaatgaactccgcgcgcagtGCTGGACCATGTATCTCGCCCAATGTCGGAAGGAGGCGAAGGATCTGAACGCGAAGGCCTCAAACATCGTCGAGAAGTATGGGCCAGAGGTCATACAGCGTCACCTATTTGAATTTTGCAGCCAAGAGACAAACCGTCAGGCCCTCCTCAAGTATGCCCAGACCAAGGTCAATAACCTGAAAGAGGCAGGAGATGCCCGTGGAGAAGATACTCTTCATGACTACATGACGCTCCTTGATATTGAAAAGGCTTATGCGCTACTCGCTGCTGAAGAGCAAATAGCCAATTGCCCAGACACTTGTGGGGGCAGTGAGGATGCGGATCGCGGTAATATAAACAATATCATTGCAAGAGGTGAGGCTGCTGATGGTGCTCGAGGTGATGGACAAGATGGGGGTGAAGGTGCATCCGAAGGTCCTCCGAGGCAAAAGCGTCAAAGGAACGACCAAGACTATGTTTGGTGGTGA
- the LOC119300840 gene encoding uncharacterized protein LOC119300840 isoform X2 encodes MPRVRRGRIPDEREPDAQRVSALEKALTGFAERQTDVVVNPTVGTCFDSITEAYDFYNLYSWEMGFGIRYGKSRRNTKGGKCMQEITCVNAGKPNMGGKSRRCECTALIRLLRTDDNGWYVTQHRKVHNHAFSTTYGNKVHWPSHKHLDKYTRDLVRQLRHNNVNLGVYDTIASFFGRMENVPFNKRSIRTLCGEVIREQAVDDARKTMETAAASGERPENHTGEETTFNCMGLASTTVGSPNMPVEPLRYPEQDDTHSNAEAGRLADLLLAFGDCHLVLKSCTYDDLINSNGTMSGLEEAVKAVTPHLQQGIFGDLWSRAHNSGGVVSAQVLTIKDLFRFTRWLTTTTGQHNLRCVQQRAKLVNSGKAVLEPEQIALLHLYQAENDEYSVKMNKLQGERDAKIAHYMAKIDEARKSFEVSIQAAKQHYPVSASYVALDSNELRAQCWTMYLAQCRKEAKDLNAKASNIVEKYGPEVIQRHLFEFCSQETNRQALLKYAQTKVNNLKEAGDARGEDTLHDYMTLLDIEKAYALLAAEEQIANCPDTCGGSEDADRGNINNIIARGEAADGARGDGQDGGEGASEGPPRQKRQRNDQDYVWW; translated from the exons ATGCCAAG GGTTAGGCGAGGCCGTATCCCAGATGAACGGGAACCGGATGCCCAGCGAGTAAGTGCGCTAGAGAAGGCATTGACTGGCTTTGCAGAGAGGCAGACTGATGTTGTTGTTAATCCAACAGTGGGGACCTGCTTCGATTCGATTACAGAGGCATATGATTTTTATAACCTCTATTCCTGGGAAATGGGGTTCGGTATAAGGTACGGCAAGAGCAGGCGGAATACAAAGGGAGGTAAATGCATGCAGGAAATTACTTGCGTTAATGCG GGTAAACCAAATATGGGCGGGAAATCGCGCAGGTGCGAGTGCACAGCACTAATTAGGCTACTCAGAACTGATGACAATGGATGGTATGTCACCCAGCATAGGAAAGTGCATAACCATGCTTTTTCCACTACATATGGAAACAAGGTTCATTGGCCATCTCATAAGCATCTAGATAAGTACACCAGGGATTTGGTTCGTCAGTTAAGGCACAATAATGTTAATTTAGGCGTGTACGATACGATTGCTTCTTTTTTTGGGCGAATGGAGAATGTCCCTTTCAATAAGCGTTCGATCAGGACACTGTGTGGGGAAGTTATCCGTGAGCAAGCTGTTGACGATGCTAGGAAGACCATGGAGACAGCAGCTGCATCTGGAGAAAGACCAGAAAACCATACGGGGGAGGAGACGACATTCAACTGTATGGGCTTAGCCTCAACCACGGTTGGTTCCCCGAATATGCCGGTTGAGCCCCTGAGGTACCCTGAGCAGGACGATACACACAGCAATGCTGAGGCAGGCAGGCTGGCTGATCTGTTGTTAGCTTTTGGGGATTGTCACCTGGTGCTTAAAAGCTGCACCTATGATGATCTCATCAACTCCAACGGTACCATGTCGGGTCTGGAAGAGGCAGTGAAGGCTGTTACACCCCATCTTCAGCAGGGCATTTTTGGTGACCTGTGGTCCAGGGCCCACAATTCTGGAGGCGTCGTGTCAGCTCAGGTGCTGACCATCAAGGACCTGTTCAGATTCACGCGTTGGCTGACAACCACCACGGGCCAGCATAATCTGCGGTGCGTCCAGCAGCGTGCCAAGCTGGTCAATTCTGGGAAGGCTGTCTTAGAGCCCGAGCAGATAGCCCTCCTCCACCTTTATCAGGCTGAGAATGATGAATATTCAGTTAAGATGAACAAACTCCAGGGAGAAAGGGATGCGAAAATTGCCCACTATATGGCGAAAATTGATGAGGCCCGCAAGTCCTTCGAGGTCAGCATTCAAGCTGCAAAGCAGCACTACCCTGTGTCCGCCTCCTATGTCGCTCTGGAtagcaatgaactccgcgcgcagtGCTGGACCATGTATCTCGCCCAATGTCGGAAGGAGGCGAAGGATCTGAACGCGAAGGCCTCAAACATCGTCGAGAAGTATGGGCCAGAGGTCATACAGCGTCACCTATTTGAATTTTGCAGCCAAGAGACAAACCGTCAGGCCCTCCTCAAGTATGCCCAGACCAAGGTCAATAACCTGAAAGAGGCAGGAGATGCCCGTGGAGAAGATACTCTTCATGACTACATGACGCTCCTTGATATTGAAAAGGCTTATGCGCTACTCGCTGCTGAAGAGCAAATAGCCAATTGCCCAGACACTTGTGGGGGCAGTGAGGATGCGGATCGCGGTAATATAAACAATATCATTGCAAGAGGTGAGGCTGCTGATGGTGCTCGAGGTGATGGACAAGATGGGGGTGAAGGTGCATCCGAAGGTCCTCCGAGGCAAAAGCGTCAAAGGAACGACCAAGACTATGTTTGGTGGTGA